The Silurus meridionalis isolate SWU-2019-XX chromosome 26, ASM1480568v1, whole genome shotgun sequence region CTGGTGTCTCCTGGAATCCGTTCCTCCTGTTCCTCCTCGCATTCCTCCTGCGGATGCAGACCGGGAGTCGAGCACGGTGAGTGTGCCGAGGGTATCCGCTCGACATTGACTCCGAGCCGCGGCGGTTGCTGATGGCGGCTCTTTTGCGCGGTATTAGAGAGGCGAGCCGCATTACTGGCCGTTAAgccctttttaaataaagtaatgaaAAGGAAATGGAGTCGAGGTTTAATCCTGCGCCGCCTTTAATCCAGGTAAAAAATGAGCGACGGCACAGGCCAGGGATTAGCAGCTCTATAATttcatcacaattaaaaaagaCTTTGACTCCGTGTCTTAAAGGATTTGTCTTCTGCTGTAAACCCCCCCCTTCCCCCCCTTACCCCCGCGTTCTAGCTTCTCTCCGCCCCGGTGTCTCTCGGCTCTCAGGACGATCTCGCTTTCGTTCAGGCTTCATTTATTTTCCGTCTCATCAGCCGGTGAAGGTTTGCAGGCCCCGAGGCAGCTTCATCTTTCCCTTTATTGTCTGATccctctgttctgttctgtatcAAATGCCCACTTGTATTCTCTTTGTCCAGTAAGCTGGCTATGAGCGATTGGGCgggcgtgcgtgcgtgcgtgtaatTGGCAAGCAGCTTGAATGGATGCAGTCATGTCTGCAGAAATCAGAGCCTGTTGCTGATTAGCACTTAGCGCCGCGGTGGCCATTCCGCTCTGCGCCTGCCTGGCCTTCCTGTTGTCACGGATCATCTGATAGGCCGTCTGAGCTTCCCTTATTGAGTGATGTTAAGCCGGCCTTAAAAGGGCAGCCAATTAAACCTGCTGTGGggcagcatatatatatatatatatatatatacacacacacacacacacgcacacatgcacacacttgcTTGCGGATCCTCCACCCTGTCGCGTTATGTTGTCTGCGACgtctagatttatttattatttttggattAAGATGAGATTGAGACAAGAAGTTTAGGCTTCTACCCTGGACAAAGGCTGCATTGAGGTGCGCTGTGGCATGGCCCCGGCCACAGGATTTGCCTGGCACCAGCGCCTGGCATCTCTTTGTTTCATCTCCAGGCAAGAGGAGAATTCTTTCTGTCTGGAGGACACTTCCCATAGCCTGACCACATCCTCCTTTTCATCTCTTATTCTCACCCGCTCTTTCTGGATGAATAGGGCCTAGTGAGAGCCTGGGCTTGGCATGTCTGCCCTGGCAGTCTTTCTCTCTGGTTTGGGGAGGACGCCATCCTGCTCAGGCATGCCCACAGCCAGTGGCACTCGGTGCCCAGCCAATAAAGCTGCCAATTCCccttttgcttgttgttttatgtcctttcttttctcttctcatctTATACTTTTGATTCTTTACTAAGCCTTTCTGACTTAATGCCATTTCTATGccacaaacgtgtgtgtgtgtgtgtgtgtgtgtgtgtgtgtgtgtgtgtgtgtgtgtgtgtgtgtgtgtgtgtgtgtatatgaaatgtttgtttatatatatatatatatatatatatatatatatatatatatatatatatatatatatatatatatatatatatatatatatatatagcgccAGTCTCTAAGTACCTCATTCAGTTCCCTCCTCCTGTATGCCcactttgtctttctctctcctttcctgtttttcttttttttttttttttgggtgtgcGGTGGAAACCCACCAAGAGCAATAAAGCGAGTGAGTGGTCTTGGCAGAAGGCCAAGCAGCCTGGGTAAGATGAACgaagacacactcacacactctctctctctctctctctctctctctctctctccctctcctgcTGTGTCTCTGTTCAGCCCTGCTAAATGTAGAGAGAGAGGTTAACTGTTGGCTTGTGTTTGGCTAAAGgatagaggaagagaggaaaacAAGCTGTCCTCTGGCTGGTTAACTCTCATGGTGGGAGGCTGTTGATTCTGGTCAGCTTGTTTACGTTTCGCTCCGTCGCTTCCTCCCTTTTCTCAATCCCATCATGCCACCATATCCGTGCTGTCAGGATCACTTCGCTTTTGCTTTCGCTGTCCGGTCGGCGTACTGGTGGGGCTGCGCAGAGCATTTGAAGCGTAGTGCCCCTCGACCCAGCCCTGAGTTTGTTCAGCTGTCCTGGCTGTTTTGCTTCACTGGGCCTGGACGCCCGTGAGCAGCTCTCTGGCTGCCAGTCCGGCTTCGATGCATCACTGCGTGGAGCTTAACCCTCTGCTCCAGCAGTGTTTACTTTCGACAAGGGCtggatttacacacacacacacacacacacacacacacacacatatcccagTGGCTGCAAGTATGTGTTCGGGTTATTTCGAGTTCTTGTCCGTCCATCCAGGTTTTACCTACTTTGGTCCAGAGAGGTTCTCTGTGGGGTCTTTATTAAGGTTTAGATGTTCTTATAGCCTCTGAGGAACATTGAactactttattatatttattttcacactAGGACTGAGTATTCTACAGTCTTTACTATAATTTATGCTGCATAGGTTTGGGCAATATAGTGAAATGATTATAGTATACAGCAGTAGTAAATAGTGTATTAACGAGGAAAAGGTGGATTATTTTTAAACCCTAGAATTTTTTATCTGAGTGGTCACAATGTATATGCACAGGAATGGCGGCTATGCTTTATATTGAATTATCTGTGCTGAatgctttatattttaaaaacatttagaactGGTTAACAAAATATTTGATGGCGTTTCAtttgtgaattaaataaaaagcccAACTTTTTCTATGTAAAAGGATTTAAACGTCAGCATGCATTAATGTAGCGTCGTAGTCCTCGCGCTCTCCAAACCTCGCATTTGCTCGCGTTTTATTACAGATTTGATATTATATCTTCATACTTCTCGGTTTTAGTACATATTTCTTTGAAATTCCAGTCATTtagtttataataattttattggatcagaaggtcattagTTTTTAAATCCCACTGCCGGGTCCTGAAGCCAGGACCCTTAATCCTCAAATTCTTAGTTGTAAAGTGTGtctgtctgccaaatgccagaaatataattaaatggtTTCTCACCAATTTCTCCACATTTGCCCCTGCAGAATAACTCCGTGTCACCGTCTGACAGCCTGAGGACCAGCGAGAAACACAGGGCCTCGTCTGACTACAGCTTGGACCCAAAGAAACGtaaaatggaggaaaaggacAACTTAAGATATGTAAGCATGCACCCATACAGCTGTCAGCACTTTCAAAATTCTGGGCTTTCCATAAATCAAAAAAGGATGGACATTTATAAATTTATCCTGAATTATTTACTATGTGTgtaattacttttaattacataatataatataatggacACTTGTGATTTTGCACGCTTGTGCACGTTCTTTCTGTTTTAACTCTTTGATTAACAGCAATGCTTTGTTCTGGTATAGGACAGTGACGGTGACAAGAGCGATGACCTGGTGGTTGACGTGTCCAACGAGGTAACTTGCACTAATTATTATATTGCATGTTCAGTTCGATTGCATATATTTTCCCAAATCATGATCCAAATCTTGAACATCACTAACCATGTTATGGTCACTAACTACGAGCACAGGctgaaacatatttaaatatgtctATATTAATATTTCTAATTTGGATTTGGAGTTGAGGGAGCTGGACACACTAAATGATTAAAGAGCTGCCGAGTTTTCCTCAAGTGACGTAATTAGTAAAATGCGAAGATAATTCTCCATGCTGGTCAAGCTCTAAATTTCTGTGCTTTCTCTATGCAGGACCCACCCACTCCAAGGGGTAGCCCCTCTCACTCTCCCCCAGAGAACGGCTTGGACAAGGCCCGTGTGCTGAAGAAAGACGCCCCAAACAGTCCAGCCTCTGTGGCTTCATCTGGGAGCACACCATCTTCCAAAGCCAAGGATCACGCTCATGTAAGAGCTGAGCATCTGCCCCTTCTCTATCTCTGTTATTGCAGTGACGCCTTGTTCTGTCCCTCTGCATATAAACCAGTTGAgattaaaatagattaaaagaGAGTGCAAAGATAAAGCggcttttcctccttttttccctgtttggacGGTGCAGGAGCCTTGATTTAATCCAGATTATAATAAGATGCCAGGATTTGATTGGATTAGCACGAGCAAGCTCTGTGATCGTCTCTGGATTTGTGCTTTCGCAGTTTTCAGCTTAGCTGCTTTGTAATTCTCGGTTTCCGATTTGTTCAGAACGATAAATCCTCGACGCCCGGCCTGAAGTCCAACACTCCCACCCCGCGCAACGACGCCCCCACCCCAGGAACCAGCAGTACGCCAGGACTCAGGCCCATCCCAGGGCCCAAACCTCTTGGCATGGAGGTGTTGGGTAAGAGCACACTTGGAGAAGACACCCATGCACATACATAATGTTTCCATATGTTTGCCTGGGTGTGTTTGTATTGGAGATTTGTTTCAGAAATTCACAGCCCAGACAGTGTCTGATGTGCTGCTTTATGCTTCAGTAAAACTTTGTTATGCAAATTTGCCTTATTAGATTCTGGCAAACCAAATGACTGCATTAAAATGTGTGCGCAGCTCCTGCACTGCGGCCTCCCCTGTCCTACACCACGCCGTTTGCGATGATGGGTCATCACCCAGAGATGAACGGCTCTCTCTCCAGTGCGGGCGTCTATGGCCTCATCTCCCCTCAGATGAGCGCAGCAGCCACAGTAGCAGCCTACGGCAGACCGTCCATGGTGAGATttctcccttctttctttcccttccGTCACCACCTTCATTTCCCAGGTCACATAATCTCTTTAAATATCACCTTTGCATGCGTGCTGCTTGACTTGATCTTTTGTACTGGGTGTGACGGGCTTAGGGCAGAAAAGTGCTGGCTGCATGTTTTTACAAGTCTTTTCCGTGGCGAAGAGAAGAGGGTTCGAGTGGAGATACAAACTCTGGTATGCAGCGCCGCGGTATTCAGTCGCGCACATGTTTGTTTTCGCAGCCTGGATTCGATCCACATCCTCACATGCGGGCTCCAGGTCTCCCAGCCAGCCTGACGTCAATCTCCGGCGGAAAACCGTGAGtgcctcgttttttttttttttttacgttttgtTAAGCATATGTAAATGGGTTTTTGCAGGTCACTAAATTAGCACAACGTCTGCCCCCAACCTCTGGACTCACCTTGGAACATTGGGAGGCGGGGCCTAGTGAGAAGTGCTGCTGTCACAAACATGATCACTTGATGCAAAACATTCATTATATCatttgttatattatgttaaaaaaaaacaagatggcCACCCAGGGTTTCCGCAGAGtcttaaaaatctaaattttaggTCTTAAGTCTTAAATTCACTCAGATCATTTTAAACATGTCTTAATTTTCCAAGTTCCATGTAATGCAAATTGAAATGCTCATGTAACACTTTAGagagggttttttgttttgtttctttccgTGGTATTTTTATTATGACTGAAAACAACATGCAGCAGCTAATCATTTTTCTGTAATTGGCCCAAATCTCTTTTGGATCATATCCCAGACGTAAAACGGAAGTGCAACTTTAGTGACACTTGGCttgtaaaagaaagaatttgGGGCTTGTTTAAGGCGAGTCGCTAAGAACctatttgtgtttttgatgtcgtgatataggtcttaaatttcatttttaatgctcTTAAAAAGtcatttgactttgtgaaacctgcagaaaccctgccaCCAGaatgaaacactgtgctgcttcATCCTACGATCGTTCTGTGTCTCAAAAGTGTACGACTTTGGTTGCTGCATTTAGGGATGAATGGGGGAAAAAttgtgcaggtttttttttttttttggttataatttatattaaccAGACGATTCCTGTATGATTGAACACAGTGTTGTTAGATTTTTCCTTTTATCTGACTTGCTTTTCTGTTCCAAACAGAGCGTACTCGTTCCACGTCAGTGCAGATGGTCAGATGCAGCCCGTCCCTTTTCCTCCAGATGCGCTGATCGGCCCAGGCATCCCACGGCACGCACGCCAGATTAACACTCTGAGCCACGGCGAGGTGGTCTGCGCCGTCACCATCAGCAACCCCACACGCCACGTTTACACTGGTGGCAAGGGATGTGTCAAGATCTGGGACATCAGCCAGCCTGGCAGCAAGAGCCCCGTTTCCCAACTGGACTGCCTGGTAAAGACCTGGGGCTTTGGGTTAagctccatgtgtgtgtgtgtgtgtgtgtgtgtgtgtgtgtgtgtgtaaagtttcGGAATGCTGTTCTTAGTCACAATGATACACAGTTGTCAAAAAGGCTGCTGGCGGCTTCTTGTCCCACCAATGTAGTTTTTAGCAAAACTATGCAAACCAGTGGACACACTTGTAATATCTCATTTGTAAACCCTAACCATTAATGTGTACCTGTCGAGCTGAACAGTGCCAGTATTTCCCTTCTGTGCCACTGGTTTGAACCACAAGCTGTCAATTAAACCTagtagtgtattttatttttgtattgattttgaggggtttttttttgagttttttttttgagttttttttttttatcatcaattTTGCAGGGTGCTTACACTGTAGCCCTCAAGACTGGGATCTTTTTCAGTAGTTTATACTCCTTGCTGAGATTTTAATGTAGGACCAGACAGCTTTATCGACAACGATCTGTTTTATACCtattcattttctctctttttaatgtTGTAAAATTGATTCTTGAGAGGGGGGTCTTTCAAAATGAATATTGCAATATGCTTCATAAATGTAATTGGCTATTATTTTTCGATAGATAACGTTTTCTGGCATGCAAACGTGTTCCTTCGCAGCAGAAGAAGGGGGTGGGGTGGTGGGTGGAGGATGAAAGGATGGAGTGGATGTGATGAGCTGTTCAGTGGCTATCATAAAGTGATTTAATTTGTCTGAAAGCTCCCGGTTATCGATCTGGCCTAGCGAGCGATTCAGGCGTCTGTTGTTAATCTGAAAATGTGCTGCATCCTCTCTGGAACTCCGACTAGAAACCTTTTAAAAGATACATCTCCCCCtccactgatacacacacacacgcatgcactcAGCTGCAAGCTCTTATcagccttttctccttctccaaTAACCTTCATAATCGCCACACTGAAAGGGAAAAGGCTGTGGGAAAAGAAAAGGCTGCTTGCTCGCTCGAAACCGTGGCATTTTGTTTTCACTTCCTCCCAAGCAGCGATTATTACAGGGAGTCGAGAAGGAGACGCATTACAAAAGACTGGGCGGGGAAAATTACATTAGATTACATGGTGTTCTCAGAATATTCGAGACGAAATTTCCTTAGGGTACTCGAACAATCACTCCTTTTATAAACTAGCACTTTTTGACTCGCATTGTTCTCACacactcgttctctctctcgtttttttttctttctttttctctctttctccgaCTGAATCTCGCCGTCTTTAGAACAGAGATAATTACATTCGCTCCTGTAAGCTGCTCCCAGACGGCCGCACACTGATCGTGGGTGGCGAGGCCAGCACTCTGACCATTTGGGACTTGGCCTCTCAGACACCGCGCATCAAGGCCGAACTGACCTCATCAGCCCCGGCTTGCTACGCTCTGGCCATCAGCCCCGATGCCAAGGTCTGCTTTTCCTGCTGCAGCGACGGAAATATTGCCGTGTGGGACCTACACAACCAGACCCTTGTTAGGTGAGCACAGCAGTTGGTTTTGTGTCGAGTGTATTATGCGTATTAtagatggtaagattcacagaTTCGCTTCAGTGAATCATCATAAAAGTTAATAATGTGATTCATCGATTTAAAGTGTGCATCGAATGGGCATTCTTATCACGATGCAcggttttaaacatatttgcattaatatataaataattttttatcattattagtagatgcgctttacttaagtgaccaataatttctGACTAATATTTTAGAAtgatttccccttttttttcaaGCACGTTCCTTCAGTGCCATTGctgccgaggcgtgtcctgagagtcacacagaatatagattaacatggcagaggtagagctgcgtcttcctggagATTTAACAGGAATAGAacgtctgggttttttttttttttttttgcactacaaaggcatATTTGTGAAAAGGCCATGCATTAGTAGTctgaaggcacttaagtaaatgtataatttgctGTCTATCTGAATCAAAGAAATGAAAGATAATTaaatctgtaccatattgaatcgCATAGCATCCTATTTTGTCtgttgaatcgcattgtgttgattCGAAATCGAATCACACTGCATCGAAACTGCATCGCATCGCaccggtagctgcttcatatgtatcttaaCACTGATTTATGCatcgcatcagcctcagttTCACTGGAAACCTTGTGTattatgctggtgtgtgtggcTCAgtttacaaagtgctgacaatgtgagtaaacattttgttttgctgctgGTCCTGCAGGCAGTTCCAGGGTCACACAGATGGCGCAAGCTGTATAGACATCTCTCACGACGGCACTAAGCTGTGGACTGGTGGCCTGGACAACACTGTCCGCTCCTGGGACCTGAGAGAAGGACGTCAGCTCCAGCAGCATGACTTCACCTCACAGGTAACTCAAATAAACACCTATATATACAAGCATTCTATAtaacacctatatatatatatatataatatatgcattttatttatttatgtatatgtgtgtgtgtgtgtgtgtgtgtgtgtgtgtgtgtgtgtgtgtgtgtgtgtgtgtgtgtgcatgtataccACCTATTCATATATACTGAAAGGATCAGTTAATTAATCATCAAGACTGGCTGTAAGCTGCTAAGCCACACTTTGTAGGTTCCATAACATGTAGCTTCAAAGCCAGACTTCTCGTATTCAAAAAGAGCAGCCGTTTCTGCAATAATTGCTTTCTTTCATGAAGAAGCTCTTTGACCATCTGAGCTGACAGAAGATTCTCATTTAGTTACTGTAATCAGTTTGTATTGTTCGAGATGATTCTGAagcttgtggccagaaaagtgtCCCCTTAGTGTGATTGTATGTATGCcctgctagtgtgtgtgtgtgtgtgtgtgtgtgtgtgtgtgtgtgtgtgtgtgtgtgtgtgtgtgtgtgtgtgtgtgtgtgtgtgtgtgtgtgtgtgtgtgtgtgtgtgtgtgtgtgtgtgtgtgtgtgtgtgtgtgtgtgtgtgtgtgtgagagagagaataaccACTTCTGCCATGTCTTTTGCAGATCTTCTCTCTGGGCTACTGTCCGACCGGTGAGTGGTTGGCTGTAGGGATGGAAAGCAGCAACGTGGAGGTTCTCCACCACACCAAACCCGACAAATACCAGCTACACCTTCACGAGAGCTGCGTGCTCTCGCTCAAATTCGCCTACTGCGGTAAAGCATCTTGATTGTTCCCtattgcagcttttttttttttttcttgtttttttcctttgattGTCTTCTTTGCATGCACAAAGCCACTCTGCTACGCTATTCGCACATAGAAGCACGGGCTTTGAATTGAAATGCCTTTATCACCTTGCTCCTGTCCTTGGCCATCTGAGTGTTTCCTTTCAGTGTAGAGAGAGCGTGTGTGCTCGTTCTCCCCTCCCGCACTAACTCTTGATGTTTTCCGCTCTGAAGGTAAATGGTTTGTGAGCACAGGGAAGGACAATCTGCTGAACGCCTGGAGGACGCCGTACGGCGCCAGCATTTTTCAGGTACGTGACTCAATAACCCACCTGCTCTCATTCGCATCGCAGCGTGGCCCCGATGGGACCGAGATTGATGTGTTCTTTAGCCGAAGCCGTGCAGTCCGAGATGGTAATTTCGAAGCTTTTAACTCGACGACTAGGAAGAGTGTAGGTGGTGATGTGTGAGGAGCTGCAGGTTAAAGAACTTTCTTAGCTATTCGGAGAGGTTCAAACCGCAGTTCTCAGGAATGAAAGCGTCTTTATTTGAGAAACAAGCGCGTAGAGAGATGTTATTGTTCTCGTTATTTATAGCGTTTATACCACTGCGCTGTTGAATTTAGCGAATTTCAttagtcagaaggtgttgattaacagcagctctgacagtattGCCAACAAATCACAGCTTTATATTTGCACTGTAGTtcatgttattgtttctatagtaacaatgGTACCACTCGGATTCGATAGTAACAGCGAATTCTCGGGGTCTTGTGCGGTTACATGAATGGATCCAAAACACGAGCGAGTTGTTGATTTTTACGAGATGTCTGGGTCTTGTTTGTCTGCAGTGTCGGCACTTTAGGGTAAAGAGTttcagaggtaaagctgtaactaTTTTCAGGCCCAGGGCTTTAGTTTATTTTGTGGGAATGAATTTTTAACAGCAGTTGTAATGAATGATTATAGGGACTGAACTGGTTAAGCGGATGTTAAAGAACACGATCTACATAATCTATAGTTaaacagctatttttatttatatatatatatatatatatatatatatatatatatatatatatatatatatatatatatatatatatatataaaattagttttaataATCCTGAAAGAAAAGTACATTTCTCTAAATTTGCTGTAGCATTATAGGAGTAAAACTCTTCGGGATTTGTGTGATTTATGATTGACACCTcaattgttgatttattttattatatttttatttcttaacaattttttttcctttctatttctcttAACAGTCAAAGGAATCCTCGTCTGTCCTGAGCTGTGACATCTCTGCTGACGACAAATACATCGTGACAGGATCTGGGGATAAGAAGGCCACAGTGTATGAAGTCATTTACTAG contains the following coding sequences:
- the tle3b gene encoding transducin-like enhancer protein 3-B isoform X9 — protein: MYPQGRHPAPHQPGQPGFKFTVAESCDRIKDEFQFLQAQYHSLKVEYDKLASEKTEMQRHYVMYYEMSYGLNIEMHKQTEIAKRLNAILAQIMPFLSQEHQQQVAQAVERAKQVTMTELNAIIGVRGLPNLPLTQQAHAVYPTLMQQQLQAQHLSHAAHGPPVQLPPHPSGLQPPGLPPVTGAGSGLLTLGALGNQTHLPVKDEKNHLDLEHRDRESSTNNSVSPSDSLRTSEKHRASSDYSLDPKKRKMEEKDNLRYDSDGDKSDDLVVDVSNEDPPTPRGSPSHSPPENGLDKARVLKKDAPNSPASVASSGSTPSSKAKDHAHNDKSSTPGLKSNTPTPRNDAPTPGTSSTPGLRPIPGPKPLGMEVLAPALRPPLSYTTPFAMMGHHPEMNGSLSSAGVYGLISPQMSAAATVAAYGRPSMPGFDPHPHMRAPGLPASLTSISGGKPAYSFHVSADGQMQPVPFPPDALIGPGIPRHARQINTLSHGEVVCAVTISNPTRHVYTGGKGCVKIWDISQPGSKSPVSQLDCLNRDNYIRSCKLLPDGRTLIVGGEASTLTIWDLASQTPRIKAELTSSAPACYALAISPDAKVCFSCCSDGNIAVWDLHNQTLVRQFQGHTDGASCIDISHDGTKLWTGGLDNTVRSWDLREGRQLQQHDFTSQIFSLGYCPTGEWLAVGMESSNVEVLHHTKPDKYQLHLHESCVLSLKFAYCGKWFVSTGKDNLLNAWRTPYGASIFQSKESSSVLSCDISADDKYIVTGSGDKKATVYEVIY
- the tle3b gene encoding transducin-like enhancer protein 3-B isoform X1 — its product is MYPQGRHPAPHQPGQPGFKFTVAESCDRIKDEFQFLQAQYHSLKVEYDKLASEKTEMQRHYVMYYEMSYGLNIEMHKQTEIAKRLNAILAQIMPFLSQEHQQQVAQAVERAKQVTMTELNAIIGVRGLPNLPLTQQAHAVYPTLMQQQLQAQHLSHAAHGPPVQLPPHPSGLQPPGLPPVTGAGSGLLTLGALGNQTHLPVKDEKNHLDLEHRDRESSTNNSVSPSDSLRTSEKHRASSDYSLDPKKRKMEEKDNLRYDSDGDKSDDLVVDVSNEDPPTPRGSPSHSPPENGLDKARVLKKDAPNSPASVASSGSTPSSKAKDHAHNDKSSTPGLKSNTPTPRNDAPTPGTSSTPGLRPIPGPKPLGMEVLAPALRPPLSYTTPFAMMGHHPEMNGSLSSAGVYGLISPQMSAAATVAAYGRPSMGRKVLAACFYKSFPWRREEGSSGDTNSGMQRRGIQSRTCLFSQPGFDPHPHMRAPGLPASLTSISGGKPAYSFHVSADGQMQPVPFPPDALIGPGIPRHARQINTLSHGEVVCAVTISNPTRHVYTGGKGCVKIWDISQPGSKSPVSQLDCLNRDNYIRSCKLLPDGRTLIVGGEASTLTIWDLASQTPRIKAELTSSAPACYALAISPDAKVCFSCCSDGNIAVWDLHNQTLVRQFQGHTDGASCIDISHDGTKLWTGGLDNTVRSWDLREGRQLQQHDFTSQIFSLGYCPTGEWLAVGMESSNVEVLHHTKPDKYQLHLHESCVLSLKFAYCGKWFVSTGKDNLLNAWRTPYGASIFQSKESSSVLSCDISADDKYIVTGSGDKKATVYEVIY
- the tle3b gene encoding transducin-like enhancer protein 3-B isoform X2, producing the protein MYPQGRHPAPHQPGQPGFKFTVAESCDRIKDEFQFLQAQYHSLKVEYDKLASEKTEMQRHYVMYYEMSYGLNIEMHKQTEIAKRLNAILAQIMPFLSQEHQQQVAQAVERAKQVTMTELNAIIGVRGLPNLPLTQQAHAVYPTLMQQLQAQHLSHAAHGPPVQLPPHPSGLQPPGLPPVTGAGSGLLTLGALGNQTHLPVKDEKNHLDLEHRDRESSTNNSVSPSDSLRTSEKHRASSDYSLDPKKRKMEEKDNLRYDSDGDKSDDLVVDVSNEDPPTPRGSPSHSPPENGLDKARVLKKDAPNSPASVASSGSTPSSKAKDHAHNDKSSTPGLKSNTPTPRNDAPTPGTSSTPGLRPIPGPKPLGMEVLAPALRPPLSYTTPFAMMGHHPEMNGSLSSAGVYGLISPQMSAAATVAAYGRPSMGRKVLAACFYKSFPWRREEGSSGDTNSGMQRRGIQSRTCLFSQPGFDPHPHMRAPGLPASLTSISGGKPAYSFHVSADGQMQPVPFPPDALIGPGIPRHARQINTLSHGEVVCAVTISNPTRHVYTGGKGCVKIWDISQPGSKSPVSQLDCLNRDNYIRSCKLLPDGRTLIVGGEASTLTIWDLASQTPRIKAELTSSAPACYALAISPDAKVCFSCCSDGNIAVWDLHNQTLVRQFQGHTDGASCIDISHDGTKLWTGGLDNTVRSWDLREGRQLQQHDFTSQIFSLGYCPTGEWLAVGMESSNVEVLHHTKPDKYQLHLHESCVLSLKFAYCGKWFVSTGKDNLLNAWRTPYGASIFQSKESSSVLSCDISADDKYIVTGSGDKKATVYEVIY
- the tle3b gene encoding transducin-like enhancer protein 3-B isoform X12, giving the protein MYPQGRHPAPHQPGQPGFKFTVAESCDRIKDEFQFLQAQYHSLKVEYDKLASEKTEMQRHYVMYYEMSYGLNIEMHKQTEIAKRLNAILAQIMPFLSQEHQQQVAQAVERAKQVTMTELNAIIGQQLQAQHLSHAAHGPPVQLPPHPSGLQPPGLPPVTGAGSGLLTLGALGNQTHLPVKDEKNHLDLEHRDRESSTNNSVSPSDSLRTSEKHRASSDYSLDPKKRKMEEKDNLRYDSDGDKSDDLVVDVSNEDPPTPRGSPSHSPPENGLDKARVLKKDAPNSPASVASSGSTPSSKAKDHAHNDKSSTPGLKSNTPTPRNDAPTPGTSSTPGLRPIPGPKPLGMEVLAPALRPPLSYTTPFAMMGHHPEMNGSLSSAGVYGLISPQMSAAATVAAYGRPSMPGFDPHPHMRAPGLPASLTSISGGKPAYSFHVSADGQMQPVPFPPDALIGPGIPRHARQINTLSHGEVVCAVTISNPTRHVYTGGKGCVKIWDISQPGSKSPVSQLDCLNRDNYIRSCKLLPDGRTLIVGGEASTLTIWDLASQTPRIKAELTSSAPACYALAISPDAKVCFSCCSDGNIAVWDLHNQTLVRQFQGHTDGASCIDISHDGTKLWTGGLDNTVRSWDLREGRQLQQHDFTSQIFSLGYCPTGEWLAVGMESSNVEVLHHTKPDKYQLHLHESCVLSLKFAYCGKWFVSTGKDNLLNAWRTPYGASIFQSKESSSVLSCDISADDKYIVTGSGDKKATVYEVIY
- the tle3b gene encoding transducin-like enhancer protein 3-B isoform X6; this encodes MYPQGRHPAPHQPGQPGFKFTVAESCDRIKDEFQFLQAQYHSLKVEYDKLASEKTEMQRHYVMYYEMSYGLNIEMHKQTEIAKRLNAILAQIMPFLSQEHQQQVAQAVERAKQVTMTELNAIIGVRGLPNLPLTQQLQAQHLSHAAHGPPVQLPPHPSGLQPPGLPPVTGAGSGLLTLGALGNQTHLPVKDEKNHLDLEHRDRESSTNNSVSPSDSLRTSEKHRASSDYSLDPKKRKMEEKDNLRYDSDGDKSDDLVVDVSNEDPPTPRGSPSHSPPENGLDKARVLKKDAPNSPASVASSGSTPSSKAKDHAHNDKSSTPGLKSNTPTPRNDAPTPGTSSTPGLRPIPGPKPLGMEVLAPALRPPLSYTTPFAMMGHHPEMNGSLSSAGVYGLISPQMSAAATVAAYGRPSMGRKVLAACFYKSFPWRREEGSSGDTNSGMQRRGIQSRTCLFSQPGFDPHPHMRAPGLPASLTSISGGKPAYSFHVSADGQMQPVPFPPDALIGPGIPRHARQINTLSHGEVVCAVTISNPTRHVYTGGKGCVKIWDISQPGSKSPVSQLDCLNRDNYIRSCKLLPDGRTLIVGGEASTLTIWDLASQTPRIKAELTSSAPACYALAISPDAKVCFSCCSDGNIAVWDLHNQTLVRQFQGHTDGASCIDISHDGTKLWTGGLDNTVRSWDLREGRQLQQHDFTSQIFSLGYCPTGEWLAVGMESSNVEVLHHTKPDKYQLHLHESCVLSLKFAYCGKWFVSTGKDNLLNAWRTPYGASIFQSKESSSVLSCDISADDKYIVTGSGDKKATVYEVIY